Proteins encoded within one genomic window of Paraglaciecola psychrophila 170:
- a CDS encoding sugar phosphate isomerase/epimerase family protein, which yields MKIFPLTWIATITLALFVSCSKLEDNQAPVAKTIGSEAKYSLAQWSFNRELFAGEMDTVDFIYAAGDMNFVGVEYVSQFFQDKVDDFEYLDSLNAAAKAAGIKNLMIQVDNIGNLGASDSELQSQAIATGKKWVDAASYLGCDMMRVNAHGDGSPEDVKAQSIEAIGILAEYAQQKGLQIIIENHGGISNDGAWLADLITKLADKNVAGLADFIIGV from the coding sequence TTGAAAATATTCCCTCTTACGTGGATTGCCACAATCACATTGGCGCTGTTTGTCTCATGCTCAAAACTCGAAGATAACCAAGCGCCAGTTGCAAAAACAATCGGTTCAGAAGCTAAATACTCTCTCGCTCAGTGGTCATTTAACAGAGAGTTATTTGCTGGAGAAATGGACACAGTGGATTTCATTTATGCTGCAGGAGATATGAATTTTGTGGGCGTTGAATACGTCAGCCAATTTTTTCAAGATAAAGTGGATGATTTTGAATATCTCGACAGTCTCAACGCGGCCGCAAAAGCGGCAGGCATCAAAAACCTAATGATCCAAGTGGACAATATCGGCAATCTGGGCGCATCTGACTCAGAACTACAATCACAGGCAATTGCTACAGGTAAAAAATGGGTGGATGCTGCCAGTTATTTAGGCTGCGACATGATGAGAGTGAATGCCCACGGTGACGGAAGCCCTGAGGATGTAAAGGCACAAAGCATAGAAGCGATAGGTATTTTGGCGGAATATGCTCAGCAAAAAGGGCTGCAAATCATTATCGAAAACCATGGTGGAATATCTAACGATGGCGCATGGCTAGCTGATCTGATCACCAAGCTGGCAGATAAAAATGTTGCCGGTCTGGCTGATTTCATAATTGGTGTATAG
- a CDS encoding SPOR domain-containing protein, which produces MAHKDYVARGRSKKQATPPLKPSLPWLRVVITLSLVAGFSYFLWSIKGNAPGDEFNDSASTEHAQSKKDTMPDIPEEEWEFIKSLPEFTVKIEQKEQDQPAPRRLIQCGSFRKNEQAQELKAMIAFQGLEAQVRSSKGTSGVWYRVILGPYDSKRLAEKHRHTLQRAKINGCKIWNWNL; this is translated from the coding sequence ATGGCGCACAAAGATTACGTGGCTCGTGGCCGCAGCAAAAAACAAGCAACACCTCCCCTCAAACCTTCACTTCCTTGGCTACGGGTAGTCATCACTCTTTCATTAGTGGCAGGGTTTAGCTATTTTTTGTGGAGTATCAAAGGTAATGCGCCTGGAGACGAATTTAACGATAGCGCAAGCACCGAACATGCCCAAAGTAAAAAAGATACCATGCCTGATATCCCAGAGGAAGAATGGGAGTTTATTAAAAGCTTGCCAGAATTTACAGTTAAAATAGAACAAAAAGAGCAAGACCAACCAGCACCGCGCCGCTTAATCCAGTGTGGCTCGTTTAGAAAAAATGAACAAGCTCAAGAGCTTAAAGCAATGATTGCCTTTCAAGGTTTAGAGGCACAAGTGAGATCGAGTAAAGGTACGTCAGGAGTATGGTACCGCGTCATTCTTGGCCCCTATGACAGTAAACGCTTAGCCGAAAAACACCGCCACACTTTGCAGCGTGCAAAAATTAACGGATGTAAAATTTGGAACTGGAACCTCTAA
- the priA gene encoding primosomal protein N': MAIISVALPIPKRQLFDYLYEGAALPVGVRVRVSFGPRKLIGVVWGVSEKLDWDISKLKSIEMVIDDTPIFNPTLIKLCNWLAQYYKHPIGDVVQTAIPVALRKGESSLAKPMQYLTLSDVGHSADINSLSRAPKQRSLVASLRNQDIIKSKAKADFGAAAIKSLVEKDLIVPIEKASSTASTWQQDLIIQDKPMANVEQAIAISCIESKLDQYGCFLLDGITGSGKTEVYLQAIEQVLKQGKQVLILVPEIGLTPQTVHRFKYRFGIDVGILHSGLNNNERLQVWQQSANAQLGIIIGTRSAIFTPMLKPGLLIVDEEHDSSYKQQDGLRYHARDLAVIRAREENIPLVLGSATPALETLNNALAGKYHHLKLNERAGNASLATQHVFDIRQQPLQFGVALGMLERMGQHLQQGSQVMLFINRRGYAPALVCHQCGFVEHCKRCEKPFTVHKQLFKLQCHHCGSAKSIPKSCQQCQSNELTSMGVGTEQLEQGLADYFPQYSSIRIDSDSARGKNKLDNMLNSINNNEHQILIGTQILSKGHHFPNVTLVLILDVDGALFSADYRAAEHLAQLITQLAGRAGRAEKPGEMWLQTHDPGHPLLQDLINNGYAHFAQYALLERQHAHLPPYTFQALFKAQALSARDAFDFLQQIAQLFSAASGVDCVGPIPALMEKRQGQYRMQLLLQSPQRSSLQKAIGQQIKQIETLKLGNKIRWSLDIDPQDFS, translated from the coding sequence ATGGCAATAATCAGTGTCGCGCTCCCTATTCCAAAGCGTCAATTGTTCGATTATCTATATGAAGGTGCAGCTTTGCCTGTAGGTGTTCGGGTGCGTGTTTCTTTTGGTCCTCGAAAATTAATAGGTGTGGTTTGGGGAGTAAGCGAAAAGTTAGATTGGGACATCAGTAAGCTAAAATCCATTGAAATGGTAATAGATGACACACCGATATTTAATCCAACCTTAATTAAACTGTGCAACTGGTTGGCTCAATATTATAAACACCCCATTGGTGATGTAGTTCAAACCGCAATCCCGGTAGCGCTTAGAAAAGGTGAGTCAAGCCTAGCAAAACCGATGCAATATTTGACATTAAGCGACGTTGGCCATTCTGCAGATATAAATAGTTTGTCCCGCGCACCCAAACAGCGCTCGTTGGTAGCGTCATTGCGTAACCAAGATATTATTAAGTCTAAAGCCAAAGCTGACTTTGGGGCGGCTGCAATTAAGTCTTTAGTCGAAAAGGATTTAATTGTTCCCATTGAAAAAGCTTCGTCTACCGCGTCAACATGGCAACAAGATTTAATAATCCAAGACAAACCTATGGCCAATGTTGAGCAAGCCATCGCCATAAGTTGTATTGAATCGAAACTTGACCAATATGGCTGTTTTTTATTAGATGGAATTACTGGCAGCGGTAAAACAGAAGTGTATCTACAAGCAATCGAGCAGGTGCTTAAACAAGGTAAACAGGTACTGATTTTAGTTCCCGAAATTGGTCTTACCCCGCAAACTGTTCATAGATTCAAATATCGCTTTGGTATTGATGTAGGAATTTTACACTCAGGACTTAACAACAATGAACGTCTGCAAGTATGGCAACAAAGTGCAAATGCCCAGCTAGGCATCATTATAGGTACCCGCTCCGCAATATTTACACCGATGCTTAAACCTGGCTTGTTGATTGTTGATGAAGAACATGATTCTTCATATAAGCAACAAGATGGCTTACGTTATCACGCACGTGACTTAGCGGTGATCCGCGCCAGAGAAGAAAATATTCCCTTGGTACTGGGTTCAGCTACACCTGCCCTAGAAACTCTAAACAATGCTTTAGCCGGGAAGTACCATCATCTTAAGTTAAATGAACGAGCAGGTAATGCGTCACTCGCGACGCAACATGTTTTTGATATTCGTCAGCAGCCTTTACAATTTGGCGTGGCACTAGGCATGTTAGAGCGCATGGGGCAGCATTTGCAGCAAGGCAGTCAGGTGATGTTATTTATCAACCGCAGGGGCTATGCTCCTGCCCTAGTGTGCCATCAATGTGGTTTTGTTGAACATTGTAAGCGATGTGAAAAACCGTTCACTGTGCATAAACAATTATTCAAATTACAATGTCACCACTGCGGCAGCGCAAAATCAATCCCTAAGAGTTGCCAACAATGTCAATCCAATGAACTGACCTCTATGGGTGTGGGTACAGAGCAATTAGAACAGGGCCTTGCAGATTATTTTCCACAGTACAGCAGTATTCGAATAGACAGTGATAGCGCTAGAGGTAAAAACAAACTGGATAACATGCTCAACAGTATCAATAACAATGAGCATCAAATCTTAATTGGCACCCAGATTTTATCTAAAGGTCATCACTTTCCCAATGTCACACTGGTACTTATTCTTGATGTTGACGGTGCGTTGTTTAGCGCAGACTATCGTGCAGCAGAACATTTGGCGCAATTGATTACTCAATTGGCAGGACGTGCAGGGCGTGCAGAAAAACCTGGTGAAATGTGGTTGCAAACTCACGACCCAGGTCATCCGTTATTGCAAGACTTGATTAATAACGGCTATGCACACTTCGCGCAATATGCTTTATTGGAGAGGCAACATGCCCATTTACCGCCCTATACTTTTCAAGCATTGTTCAAAGCACAAGCATTAAGTGCTCGCGATGCCTTTGATTTTTTACAACAAATCGCTCAACTATTCAGTGCTGCTAGCGGTGTGGATTGTGTGGGCCCTATTCCTGCTTTAATGGAAAAACGACAAGGCCAATATCGAATGCAATTGTTATTACAAAGCCCACAGCGTAGCAGCTTACAAAAAGCCATTGGGCAACAAATCAAACAGATCGAAACATTAAAACTCGGCAATAAAATCCGCTGGTCGTTAGATATCGATCCACAGGATTTCAGTTGA